In Kordiimonas sp. SCSIO 12610, the sequence CCAGAAGCAGGATTGAAGGGCTAACGAAAATGCTTAGGTAGCTCCATAACGTGTCGATACCATCGTTGACAATATCGGGAAACAGACTGGTTGTTGCTTTAAAGATGGCAGGGCCCAGGACAAGGATCGACATTGCCAATATGACGGTAACTGCACCAAAAATCACGACAGCGAGGCTCTCAAGTCGGCGTAACCAGATTGCGGGCGCGTGTTCGCGGCCAAATGCTTTCACAATCACACCACGTGCGGCCTCAACACCGTTTGCAGCGCCCCATATTGCAAACAGAATGGAGCCCGTCAGGATTTCAGCCCCTGTGTTTTTGATAATTCCCTGAACCGGCCCTCGGATAACGCTGGATACCTCAGGCGGCAATACCTCAAACATAAAGTTGATCGCTTCAAGGCCGCGTTCTGTTTGACCAAGGAAGCCAGAAATTGCCACAAGGAAAATGATGAATGGAAACATAGATAGCATCGCAAGAAATGCCATATTGCCTGCCGCAGCCATCCCGCCATTATCGAAATATTTCGATATGGCATATTTGATGACTTTGTAATGTTTCCTGAGACTGTTCATGTGGTTTAATATGGGTGCCTGATCGCTTGTGAATAAGGTTTGAATTTAAAATCTATATCGCTTTACAACAAACCGGAATTTTTACGAAGCGCCGGGCCGTTACCGCCTTTCCAGTTTTTAAGCGCTTTTTCCAATTCCAGATCACGAGTTTTAGGCAGCATTACCTTCAGGCTTACATACATATTCCCAACCTGATCGCGCTTTTTCACGCCTTTTCCTTTCAGGCGCAGGCGTTTGCCGGTTGAAGAGTTGCGTGGAACACGGATTGTTAGCCGTCCCTTTGGGGTTGGTACCTCAATATCACCACCCAGCACTGCTTCATCAAGCGAAATCGGGAGTTCGAGGTGAATATCCAGCCCCTCACGCGTATAGTATGCATGCTCGCTTACATGGACCTCAACGAGCGCATCGCCTTTTTCTCCACCCGCAATACTAGGGCCACCTTGTCCCGTTAACCTGACGACCTGACCGTCTTGTATTCCTTCGGGGATTTTTATATCGATGGACCGTCCATCATTTAATTTAAGCCGTCTGCTGCCACCCGTGATCGATTCCTCAAATCCAATGGTAATCGTGTAATTGATATCAAGGCCTTTGCGGCGGCCGGCTTCCTTATACGGATTGGTTTTTTGCTTGCCCTCAGACTTCTGTGAAGATTTCTTCTTTTTGCGAAAGCCACCAAAATTAAAAAAGTCAGAAAACAGGTCTTCGGCTTCTTCAAAATCAAATGGGTTTTTACCGCGAGCGCGGTGGGCGGACGCCCGTTGGTTTCTTGCGTTTTGAGCGGCGGCATCGAAAGCAGATTGCTGATTGCCATCCGCGTCAATTTCGCCGCGATCATATTTGTTACGAAGGTCTTTGTCGCCCAGTATGTTATACGCAGCGGTGACTTCCTTAAAACGCTCGGCAACGCGCTCGTCATCTTTATTCGTATCAGGATGAAGCTTCTTTGCGAGGGCACGGTAAGCTTTCTTGACATCGGCGTCAGATGAGCCTCGTTTGACACCCAGAATTTGATAAAGATCACGCATATATCGTTTTGAACTCTTACGTCACAGGTTAGTTTGCAACTATAGTATAGCTGTTTTTTATTTCTTAATAGATATTTTCTTTGATATCTATTTCAATATGATCTGACACATTGAAAATCTTGTATTAAGAAAAAGCGCTGTAAGCAATTGGCACACTTATTTTTAGACAACGGAATATATAAATGACTGAGCAAAATGTTGAATTTGGCAAGCCTTTTGAAACTTTCGGTGAATGGCTCGAAGAAGCCAAGGCGAGCGAAATCAATGATCCGACGGGCATGGCGCTCGCGACCACGACGCCCGATGGTCGGCCAAGTTTGCGTATGGTGCTTTTGAAGGGGTGGGATGAACGCGGTTTCGTTTTTTATACCAACCTTGATAGCCGTAAAGGTGGGGAACTGAAAGATAATGCAAGCGTCGCCTTGTTGTTTCACTGGAAGTCGCTGCGCCGTCAAATCAGAATTGAAGGCCAAGTGAGCCCGGTTACAAGTGAAGAAGCGGACGAATATTTTGCGTCTCGCCCGCGCGCAAGCCGTATCGGTGCTTGGGCATCAAAGCAATCATCACCTATGCAGGGAAGGTTTGAGTTTGAAGCCGAGATCGCGAAATACACAACTAAATTCGGTGTAGGGGAAATCCCACGACCGGAAAACTGGTCAGGGTTTCGGGTGAAGCCTCAGGCTTTTGAATTCTGGCGCGACCGTAAATTCCGCCTGCATGAACGGCTTCAGTATGACTTGGTGGACGGTGAAAACGGCTGGAAAATCACTGAACTTTACCCCTAGAAAATTCATTGTTTAAAGATAATTGCTTTTTGGCTTGGCATTATCATTTTCTCTGATTAATCTCTGTCATTAACTTTGCAGCATTGGGAAGTGAAGCAAGGGAGAGGGAGATAAATTATGGATAATGCATCTTTTGACGCTGGAAGTGCAAACATAGCAGAAATTCTGGCATCCCAGCGCGCTGCTTATCTTGCTGATGGGTATGTAAGCGCTGAGGTTCGGATTGACCGTCTGAGGCGGGTTCTTGGCATTATCCTTAAACATCAGGATGATTTCATACGTATCATCAGCGAAGATTTTGGCAATCGTTCAGCGGGAACAACATTATTTGCGGATGTTGTGGCAAGTGTTGGGGCAATTCGTGATGCGATCAAACATGTCAAAAAATGGATGAAACCCTCAAGGCGGTCACTCGCGTTTCCATTTGGCTTTTTGGGGGCGAGGGGGCAGGTGACCTCGCAGCCTAAGGGTGTTATTGGCCTTATAACGCCCTGGAACTTTCCGATGACGATGGTTTTCGTACCACTTGCCCAGATGCTTGCAGCGGGTAACCGTGTTATGATCAAGCCTTCGGAACATACACCGAAAACATCTGCCTTTTTTGAAAAGGTATTCGCCGAAGTATTCGATAAACAAGAAATTGCTGTCATTAATGGTGGGGTCGAAGTGAGCCAGGTGTTTTCAAGCCAGCCATTTGACCATTTAATGTTTACCGGAGCGCCCTCTATCGGCAAACTGATCATGCGTTCTGCCAGTGAAAATCTGGTTCCAGTTACCCTCGAGCTTGGTGGGAAAAGCCCGGTATTAGCGGGTAGAAGCGCAAATATGGACATGACGGCGTCGCGGGTAGCAATGTGGAAAAACGCGAATGCGGGTCAGATTTGCTTGGCTCCTGATTATATTAACGTACACAAGGATCAGGAAAGCGCCTTTGTTGAAAAATACACAAATGCTGTAACCTCTATGTTTCCAACGATGCTGACAAATGATGATTATACATCAATCATATCAGCGCGGCACCGTGAACGTCTTGAGGGATATTTGGACGATGCGCGCGAAAAAGGTGCTGATGTTCGCATTATCAATCCTGCTAATGAAGATTTCAGCGGGCAAAATCAGTCTAACAAAATACCACCCGCTCTCATATTAAATCCAACCGATGATATGAAGGTGATGCAGGAAGAAATATTTGGACCCATTTTGCCTGTTCGCACTGTTGAAAGCGTTGATGAAGCGATTGGGTATGTAAACGGTCGCGAACGGCCCCTGGCGCTGTATTATTTTGGTGATGATAGTGCGGAAGAGGCGAAAATTGTTAACTCCACTACATCTGGTAGCGTTTGTATCAATGATCTAGTTTGGCAGGGCGGACAGGAAAACCTTCCTTTTGGCGGCGTTGGAAACAGCGGTATGGGCCATTATCATGGATATGATGGCTTCCTGGAATTTTCGCATCAGAAATCTGTTCTAAAACATCCAAAGCTTGATCTTAATAAGCTTATTGGTTTGATCCCTCCTTACGGTGACGGGAAACTGGAACGGAATATGAAAAGCAGAATTGGCAAATAGCGTCTGTTATTTCTCTTACAAGTGATTAGGTGGATTAAGATATGAATTTTGCTTTTGATACGGTGGCCTCTATCCTTGTGGAAGACCATGGTGCATCTAATCTAGGGGCAATATTAAAAGGGCGCTATAAGCCAGTTCCTTGTTTTGTCGTTACTGACAAGGGCCTGAGGTCGCTCGGGCTTTTGGATCAAGCTATTTCATCCCTGAAAGCAAATGGCTTTGCCCCCATTATTTATGATGATGTCGTCGCTGACCCACCGGAAGCAAGTATTCATGATGCTGTAGATGCCGCGAAACAGAACGGCTGCGAGCTTGTTATTGGCTTTGGCGGCGGTAGTTCCATGGACGTTGCCAAACTCGTGGCTGTGCTATTGAAGGGGCAGCAAGACCTTTCAACGATGTATGGTATCGGTCAGATTACATCTGATCGTGTTCCACTTGTTCAAATACCAACCACATCAGGTACGGGCTCTGAAGTGACGCCCATCTCAATTGTTACGACGGGTGAAACGACAAAAATGGGCGTTGTTGACCCCATATTATACGCTGACCTTGCGATACTGGATGCGACATTGACCCTTGGGTTGCCTGCGCATGTAACGGCAGCCACTGGGATTGATGCGATGGTTCATGCGTTGGAGGCATACACGACCAAGCACAAGAAAAATCCTATTTCTGACGCACTCGCGCGGCAGGCTTTCAGCCTTTTGGGGTGGAATATATTACGTGTGTGTTCCGACGGAAAAAATCTGGATGCACGCCGCGATATGCTAATCGGCGCAATGCTGGCGGGGCAGGCGTTTGCGAACGCTCCTGTTGCTGCTGTTCATGCACTTGCTTATCCGCTGGGAGGGCATTTCCATGTGCCGCACGGTCTCTCGAACTCTTTAGTGCTGCCATATGTTATGGAATTCAATATGGAGCAGGCTGGCGATGCTTATGGTGAATTGGCGGCGATCTTAGACCTCAAGAGCCAGAACGGACAGAGTGCAGCCAGCGCCCTTGTCCAGTGGTTTAGAAATGTTGCCAGTGAAGCGGGTATTGAAACACGGTTACGGGACGTTGGTGTAAAAGAGAGCGACCTTGATATGCTTGCGGATGATGCGATGCTTCAGACACGGTTGCTTGTTAATAACCCACGAGAAGTAACGCGCGGTGACGCCTATAAAATTTATGAGGCAACTTGGTAATGAAGCGTGGTGATGCAAGACCATACGATGCCTATAAGCATTTTGCTCCTATCCAGACCCGTTGGATGGATAATGATGTTTATGGGCATGTGAATAACGTAGTTTATTATAGTTATTTCGACACGCTGGTTAACGAATATCTGATCAATGCTGGCGTTCTTGATATTCATAGCGGCGATACAATTGGCCTTGTTGTCGAAACATCTTGTAATTATTTCGCACCTATTGAATTCCCGCAAACCATCAAAGGTGCAATCGGTGTTTCAAAGGTTGGAACATCGAGCGTTCGCTATGAAATTGGCCTGTTTGACGGGGCAGAGCAACCCGTTGCAGCGGGTCATTTTATTCATGTCTATGTAGATAGAAAAACAAGAAAATCAAAACAGTTATCAAGTGATTCTATCAAAACACTTGAAGGAATAAAATTCGACTAAGGGTGCTATTAATGACCTGAGCAGTCAGGGCGTGGCATTTGAATAGGAAAGGTATCCAACGATGGATGTAAAAGATAAAGTTATCATTATCACAGGCGGCGCGAGCGGTATCGGGAAGGCGCTTGGTGAACTGTTTGCTCGTGAGGGGGCAAAGGGTGTAGCCCTTGCCGATATGAATGCGTCTGGCGCGGAGGCAGTAGCCGCATCAATCGGTGATAACGCAAAAGGATACGCGCTCGATGTTACGGACGAGGCCGCGGTTCAGACAGTCGTTGACGATGTTGAAGCAACATTTGGACCTGTTGACATCTATGTCTCAAATGCTGGTATTATCTTCTCGGACGCACCTGATTGGACCGCAATCAGCCAAACCAACGAACAGTGGCAGAAAATTTGGGAAGTGAATGTGTTTGCCCATATTCTTGCGTGCCGCGCGGTACTTCCAAAAATGTTGGAGCGTGAGGGCTGTGGTTTCATCGTGACGGCGTCTGCCGCTGGCCTTCTGAGCCAGATCGGCGATACGTCCTATTCAACGACAAAGCACGCAGCCGTTGGTTTTGCTGAAAGCCTAGCCATCACGCACGGTGATGACGGCCTTTATGTGGCTGCACTTTGCCCGCAAGCGGTTGCCTCCAACATGACGAAGGGCGCGGAAGAAAGCTCTGCGGCAGGGGACGGCGTTATGCCAGCGGAAGAGTTTGCAGGCCGTGTGTTGGAGCAAATGCGCGCTGGTAAATTCATGATCCGACCACACGAGCAGGTTGAGGGGTATTTCCTCAATAAAGCCAAGGATTATGATCGCTGGGTTGGTGGTATGCGAAAATTCCGTCGTATGCAGATGGAACGCACTGGTAAGCCGATTTAATTGGTAAACCAATTTTTGCCTAAATAATTTAATCAATATACTGAATTTGACAGATCAAGGAATAAAGAAGCATGGATTATACAAAGTTAATGGATTTCACAGGCAAGGTTGTTTTTGTCAGTGGTTCTTCACGCGGAATTGGTGAGGCGATTGTGCGTGCGTTCGCTGCCAATGGTGCTGATGTTATTGTATCATCCCGTGATCAGGCTGTTTGTGACGCGGTTGCTGAAAGTATCCGTGCTGATGGCGGCAAAGCGGCGGGTAAGGCCTGCCACGCTGGTCGTATGGAAGATATTACAGCAGTTTTTGACTGGATTAAGGAAACCTATGGTCGCCTTGATGTGTTGGTGAACTGCGGCGGCACAAATCCATTTTACGGTAATATCGGCGAAACGCCAGAGGCTGCGTTTGACAAAACAATTGATGTCAACCTAAAGGGTCCTTTTTATCTGTCGGCGAAGGCGGTTGAGATGATGCAGGGGCAGGGCGGCGGTGCCATTGTGAATGTTGCGTCGATCAATGGTATTAAGCCGGGTCATTTACAGGGCGTATATTCTATGACCAAATCGGCAATGATTAATATGACACAAGCTTTTGCGCGTGAATACGGCAAGGATAAAATCCGTGTTAATGCCATTTGCCCCGGATTTATCGATACCAAGATGACCGCCGTCTTTACAGCCAATGATAAGCTCGTTGATCAGTATACAAGCAGTTTCCCAATTCAGCGAGTTGGTAAACCAGAAGATATGGTTGGCGGCGTGCTGTATTTGGCGTCAGACGCTGCGGGCTTCACAACAGGCACAACTCTGACAATGGATGGCGGGCACCTGGCCTAGACCGCGGCTACCAGATTTGTGTTCAGCCGGATTTGTGTTCAGTAAGGATAACACTATGAGTGAAGAATTAAATAAAACGATTGATGTCCGTGAAGGTGAAGAGCTTGACATCGGTACCATTGATAAACTGATCAAAGAAAGGGTTGAGGGTGTTACGGGAACACCCGAGGTTCGACAGTTCCAAAGCGGACAGTCCAACCTGACATATTCGATTGTGTATGGCGAAAAGCGGCTTGTGCTAAGGCGCCCCCCTTTCGGGACTAAACCCAAATCAGGTCATAGTATGATCCGTGAGTTTTCGGTGATGAATGCCCTGCGCCCAGTTTTTCCTGCTGTTCCAGAAACATATTTTCATATGGATGATGAAACCAGCCCGATCGGTGCCGAATTTTATGTGATGGAACAGGTCGCAGGCTGGAAGCTTGGTCGTAAAATCCCTTCAGACTGGAATTTTTCTGAAGAGGACACACACAAGCTCGGCATTACTTTTTTTGAAAAGCTGATGGATCTTCACAAGGTGGATTATAAAGCGATCGGTCTTGGTGATTTTGGCAAGCCAGAAGGCTATGTGGAACGCCAAATTAAGGGCTGGAACGGCAGGTATCAGCGCGCACACACGGATGACGTGGAAACATTTGAAGATGTGATGAAGTGGCTTGAGGATAATATGCCTGAAACAGAGGCTGGGCATGCCATTGTTCACGGTGACTATCGCCTCGATAACGTGATCCTGAATGAAAAGAATCCTTTCCATATTGATGCAATTCTTGATTGGGAAATAAGCGCGCTTGGTGACCCATTGATGGACCTTGGGAATACGCTTGCTTATTGGATAGAGGCCGATGATCCTGCGGCCAGCCGCGCGATGAATATGCAGCCAAGCGACGCACCGGGTATGCCAACACGCGCCGAGATCGTTGAGCTGTACGCCAAACGGACAGGCTTTGACCTTAGTAAATTTGATTATTATCTAGTTTACGGGATTTTCCGTCTCGCGGTTATTCTACAACAAATTTACTATCGCTATTATCATGGTCAGACCAAGAATAAAAACTTTGCTGGCTTTGCCATGCAGGTAAATGCCCTTGGTAATCGCGCTCGTGACCTGATTGCTCAGGCGAATATTTAGCGTAAATTTGATAAAACAAATGGGGTAACGATATGAATATTGTTTTTGCACTTTTCGATATGGTTACCCAGTTGGATTTTACGGGGCCTGCGCAAATTCTAAGTAGGCTTCCAAATGCAACTGTTCATGTTGCTGCGAAGAAAGTCAGACCAATTCAAACGGACTCTGGTTTTTCCATAAACCCATCAACCAGTTTCAATGAATGCCCGCAGGCAGACATATTATGTGTTCCAGGTGGCTTCGGGGTTCCTGACGCCATCGAAGAGGGCACTATTGTTGAATTCTTCAAAAGGCAAGCAGGCGGTGCAAAATATATAACGTCTGTATGTACTGGCGCCTTTATTTTAGGGGCTGCTGGCCTATTGGAGGGCAAGCGAGCCACCACCCACTGGGCTTATACTGATTTACTAAAGGACGTTGGTGCACGGTACACAGAGGGCCGTGTTGTTGTTGACGGTAATACCTACACAGGTGGCGGTGTAACGGCAGGGATTGATTTTGCGCTTATGCTTGCAAGCGAGGTGGCAGGCAAACAGGTTTCTGCAAGTCTTGAGTTAGGCTTTGAATATAATCCCATGCCACCGAACGGTTCTGGTCACCCAAGCATTGCACCCGATGAAATAGCAGGCCCAATGAAAGACAGGTATGTGGAGAATGTCGGGATGATGGCAAAAGCCATCGCCTAGAATTATTTATTCTTCTGGCTTTAATCTTAACAGGCATTCCTGTGCCGTAGAGGCAATCAAACGACCATCCCGCGTATAGAGCGCACCGCGTGCAAGACCACGGCCTTTTCCTGTCCAGTATCCTTCTGTTTTATAGTAAATCCACTCGTCTACTCTGAAGCTATTGCGGTGGAACCAAACGCTGTGGTCAAGGCTTGCAACGGTTTTAAGGCGTGGGTCACGTGGGATCATCGCATGAGGGCGTAAGTTGCTCGACAGAAAAGCAAAATCGGACGCATAGGCGAGAAGGCGTTGATGCAGTGTAGTATCACCTTCAATCGTATCCTTCCAACGCACCCAATATCCGGTAACCGGGTCTTTGGGGTGCGGATTTTCAAGGTCCATGCGGTCGATTGAACGCATTTCTGTTGGCATGTAAGCGCGTTTTTTAGGGTCGCTACCCACTGCACGCAGAATGCGGGCATAATATGCTTCATCATCGTCTAGATCTTCGGGTTGCGGCACGTCTGGCATATCGATTTGGTGGGCTACACCGTCTTCTCCGACATGGAAGGATACCGCCACCGTGAAAATGGCTTCACCGTCCTGTATGGCGACAACGCGGCGCGTTACAAAACTTCTGCCATCCCGGATCGGATCTACATCATAAATGATCGGGCGATCTGCCTTGCCGGGGCGCAGGAAATAGCTGTGAAGCGAGTGTGGCTTGTATTCAGGGTCAACAGTGAGGCAAGCCGCTTCCATGGCTTGTGCCACAACATGCCCACCGAACACATGGCGGTTTGGCCACTGGTTAGGCTCTCCTCTGAAAAGAAGTCTGTCGATCTGCTCAACCTTGAGGCCTTCAAGTATACTTGCCACACTTGTCATAAAATATCCTGAGTTTTCTATTTATTATTGTTAGTCGCGGAAACTGCTGTCCATACGGTCCAGTTTACGCAGTAGCGCTGGCCAAACCAGTAGATCAGCACCGTTTGCGCCGGCAACAGCCTGTAAGTCATTAATGGTATTTTGAATAGATTCTTCACTAGGATGCTGAATTTCAGCGCCAGCGGTTTGTGTAAGAATTTGAATTTTACAGGCCTTTTCAAGGAAATACATCAATTCAAACGCCTGTGCGATAGATTTGCCCGCAGTTAGCGTGCCATGGTTTCTAAGCATAAGGGCATTTTTCTCACCCATATCAGCGACAAGGCGCTCTTTTTCGTCGTCACGAACTGCTAGCCCCTCGAAATCATGATAGGCAAGCGATAGCCAGCCCGGAATTGAGCTTTGTGCTAGAGGCAGAAGACCATCCTTCTGATTTGAGACAGCGATCCCATAATCAGTATGAAGATGAATAACGCAGCCAGCATCCTCGCGGGCGGCATGGATTGCGCTATGGATTACAAACCCGGCTTTGTTCGCGATATAAGGGCTGTCATTCAGTTTATTCCCTTCAAGGTCAACTTTAATCAGGCTGGATGCTGTGATTTCTTCGAACATTAGTCCAAGTGGATTGATCAGGAAATGATGATCACCGCCCGGTACACGCGCGGAAATATGGGTGTAAATCAGGTCATCCCATCCAAAGTGCGCAACAAGCCGGTACGCAGCAGCAAGGTTAACCCTAGCTTCCCATTCTTCAGGAGAAACCTGATCTTTTACAGATGGAATTTCAGCGATTTGAGCGGTTGCCATGATAAATTCTCCTTACTAGCTGGGTACACGATATGTGAATATTGATGCTTTCTTCAATGATGACAATAGTTTTGTGATTTACTCGGGTTCTTCATTATGGGTTTGATAATATGATCTAACGGCAACGCGGCTTACCCCTGCAACGGATTGCACCGCAGCGGGTGCGTGTGTTGACGTGGCGTCGACCCATTTTGAACTGCGGAAGCGCGCCAATAGCAGAATGATTTTAATCAAATAATCGAGAATGATGATTGCAAACATCGCCTCGATGGAGGCGCCAGCCTTAAAAATTATATATCCGATGACAAGGCGACCCAAAATCATGCCTGCAAAACTTACAAACAGGGGGTAGCGGGTGTCGCCAGCGCCTCTTAACGCACCGCCAATAGCAAATTCGATCGCCATCAGGGGTTGAATAAGCGCGAGGATCAGAATGAAATATTCTGTCAGTTCACGGGTTTCAGCGTCTGTGGACAGTAATGCAGCGAGAAAACCACGCATTAAATAGATAAGGCCTGCAATGATGGTCATTAACCCAATTGCTAACCGCATGGCTGCCCAGCCGCTGGCTCTTGCTTCTGCTTCGTTTCCAGCCCCCAAACTTTGCCCGACGAGGGTAGAACTGGCCGCGCCGAACCCCAGGCCCACAACGATACATACGCTCAAGATCGTGATGCCAATGCCGTATGCTGCAAAGGGGGCTGTGCCATAAGCGCCAATAATGACCATGAAGAGCACAAAGCTCATCTGTATAATGATCTGCTCCAGCGCTGCGGGAGTGCCAATTTTTATAAGCTGTGCCAAACGCTTGTTGTCAAAGGTTGCACTTGCGACCGGGACCAGATCATATTTTTTCAGAAGCCAGCGCATCATAAAATACATGACGATAAGAAGTTGAGCCGCGCCAGTGCCAATTGGAATACCGGCAATTCCGATACCTTCATACGTAAAGACACCACGCGCTAAAATATATGACATGATGATACTAAGAACAGTGGCTGCCGCCGTAAAGCGAAGGGGCCTGATGACATCGCTAATGGCGCGCATTGCGGTTGTCATGGTGACAGTCAGTGCAAAAGCGAAGTTAAAAATTGCTACAGGTCGAATATAATCAACGGCCATCTGTGTGGTCGTGGTGTCCAGTCCAAAAATACCAACAATTTGCGGCGCAAACACATAGGTTGGAACAGACAAAAATACTGCAACCATAATGCAAAGCGCAAGGGAGGTTGTTGTGGACGCCGAAGCCTCAAATTTTTCATCAGCGCCCCATGCCCGCGCGACGACCGCGGTTGTTGCAACCGAAAGCGCCATCGCTGCCGACATCAATAAAAACTGCACTCGTGCACCTGTCACCACAGCGGCGCTCGCCTCGCGGCCCAGTGGTGCGACGATCCATAGATGCGCGAATGAGATCGAAACGAATAAAATGTTGCTGATAATATTGGGGCCAGCTAGTCGCCAAACTGTCTGATATGAAAATTGAGCCACAATGTTCAGCCTTTAATAAGTGCACACCATACCGTGTGCCCACACATGTCTGTTAGGTTTGAATCAGTTTAATCAAAATCATTAGTTATCAAACCATGCAAATCATTTGAGTGCAAGATAATCTCTGGTCGGCATTTAAATGTGGTGCTGATAGAGAGAATGTTATCGATATTTAAAATGAATAAATACAAAGGGTTATGGTCCTATTTTTTATGAGGACATTGTTTTTTTGGTGAAATTTAAAAGTAGCGCTTGCCAAGTCCTAAAAGCTCATTAATGATATTGATTAGATTTCGTTTGAGAGGACGAATACAATAAAAATTGAATCGATAAAGCGACGCTAATCATCCGGAGGGGATATTAATGAGTGAGCTTGAAACATTTCGCCTTGAAGTAAGAGAATGGCTTGAGG encodes:
- a CDS encoding YihY/virulence factor BrkB family protein — its product is MNSLRKHYKVIKYAISKYFDNGGMAAAGNMAFLAMLSMFPFIIFLVAISGFLGQTERGLEAINFMFEVLPPEVSSVIRGPVQGIIKNTGAEILTGSILFAIWGAANGVEAARGVIVKAFGREHAPAIWLRRLESLAVVIFGAVTVILAMSILVLGPAIFKATTSLFPDIVNDGIDTLWSYLSIFVSPSILLLGLFGVYFVLTPRKIKKPKRIPGTILSLIFLLSTAKGLSVYLKYADNYDVTYGSLAGVVIMQLFCFIVSIGFVMGAELNAAYTYYRDKFEQGAIKSEQDLTEDDIKPDA
- a CDS encoding DnaJ C-terminal domain-containing protein, translated to MRDLYQILGVKRGSSDADVKKAYRALAKKLHPDTNKDDERVAERFKEVTAAYNILGDKDLRNKYDRGEIDADGNQQSAFDAAAQNARNQRASAHRARGKNPFDFEEAEDLFSDFFNFGGFRKKKKSSQKSEGKQKTNPYKEAGRRKGLDINYTITIGFEESITGGSRRLKLNDGRSIDIKIPEGIQDGQVVRLTGQGGPSIAGGEKGDALVEVHVSEHAYYTREGLDIHLELPISLDEAVLGGDIEVPTPKGRLTIRVPRNSSTGKRLRLKGKGVKKRDQVGNMYVSLKVMLPKTRDLELEKALKNWKGGNGPALRKNSGLL
- the pdxH gene encoding pyridoxamine 5'-phosphate oxidase; the encoded protein is MTEQNVEFGKPFETFGEWLEEAKASEINDPTGMALATTTPDGRPSLRMVLLKGWDERGFVFYTNLDSRKGGELKDNASVALLFHWKSLRRQIRIEGQVSPVTSEEADEYFASRPRASRIGAWASKQSSPMQGRFEFEAEIAKYTTKFGVGEIPRPENWSGFRVKPQAFEFWRDRKFRLHERLQYDLVDGENGWKITELYP
- a CDS encoding coniferyl aldehyde dehydrogenase, whose product is MDNASFDAGSANIAEILASQRAAYLADGYVSAEVRIDRLRRVLGIILKHQDDFIRIISEDFGNRSAGTTLFADVVASVGAIRDAIKHVKKWMKPSRRSLAFPFGFLGARGQVTSQPKGVIGLITPWNFPMTMVFVPLAQMLAAGNRVMIKPSEHTPKTSAFFEKVFAEVFDKQEIAVINGGVEVSQVFSSQPFDHLMFTGAPSIGKLIMRSASENLVPVTLELGGKSPVLAGRSANMDMTASRVAMWKNANAGQICLAPDYINVHKDQESAFVEKYTNAVTSMFPTMLTNDDYTSIISARHRERLEGYLDDAREKGADVRIINPANEDFSGQNQSNKIPPALILNPTDDMKVMQEEIFGPILPVRTVESVDEAIGYVNGRERPLALYYFGDDSAEEAKIVNSTTSGSVCINDLVWQGGQENLPFGGVGNSGMGHYHGYDGFLEFSHQKSVLKHPKLDLNKLIGLIPPYGDGKLERNMKSRIGK
- a CDS encoding iron-containing alcohol dehydrogenase, with product MNFAFDTVASILVEDHGASNLGAILKGRYKPVPCFVVTDKGLRSLGLLDQAISSLKANGFAPIIYDDVVADPPEASIHDAVDAAKQNGCELVIGFGGGSSMDVAKLVAVLLKGQQDLSTMYGIGQITSDRVPLVQIPTTSGTGSEVTPISIVTTGETTKMGVVDPILYADLAILDATLTLGLPAHVTAATGIDAMVHALEAYTTKHKKNPISDALARQAFSLLGWNILRVCSDGKNLDARRDMLIGAMLAGQAFANAPVAAVHALAYPLGGHFHVPHGLSNSLVLPYVMEFNMEQAGDAYGELAAILDLKSQNGQSAASALVQWFRNVASEAGIETRLRDVGVKESDLDMLADDAMLQTRLLVNNPREVTRGDAYKIYEATW
- a CDS encoding thioesterase family protein is translated as MKRGDARPYDAYKHFAPIQTRWMDNDVYGHVNNVVYYSYFDTLVNEYLINAGVLDIHSGDTIGLVVETSCNYFAPIEFPQTIKGAIGVSKVGTSSVRYEIGLFDGAEQPVAAGHFIHVYVDRKTRKSKQLSSDSIKTLEGIKFD
- a CDS encoding SDR family oxidoreductase; this translates as MDVKDKVIIITGGASGIGKALGELFAREGAKGVALADMNASGAEAVAASIGDNAKGYALDVTDEAAVQTVVDDVEATFGPVDIYVSNAGIIFSDAPDWTAISQTNEQWQKIWEVNVFAHILACRAVLPKMLEREGCGFIVTASAAGLLSQIGDTSYSTTKHAAVGFAESLAITHGDDGLYVAALCPQAVASNMTKGAEESSAAGDGVMPAEEFAGRVLEQMRAGKFMIRPHEQVEGYFLNKAKDYDRWVGGMRKFRRMQMERTGKPI
- a CDS encoding glucose 1-dehydrogenase: MDYTKLMDFTGKVVFVSGSSRGIGEAIVRAFAANGADVIVSSRDQAVCDAVAESIRADGGKAAGKACHAGRMEDITAVFDWIKETYGRLDVLVNCGGTNPFYGNIGETPEAAFDKTIDVNLKGPFYLSAKAVEMMQGQGGGAIVNVASINGIKPGHLQGVYSMTKSAMINMTQAFAREYGKDKIRVNAICPGFIDTKMTAVFTANDKLVDQYTSSFPIQRVGKPEDMVGGVLYLASDAAGFTTGTTLTMDGGHLA
- a CDS encoding phosphotransferase family protein, which encodes MSEELNKTIDVREGEELDIGTIDKLIKERVEGVTGTPEVRQFQSGQSNLTYSIVYGEKRLVLRRPPFGTKPKSGHSMIREFSVMNALRPVFPAVPETYFHMDDETSPIGAEFYVMEQVAGWKLGRKIPSDWNFSEEDTHKLGITFFEKLMDLHKVDYKAIGLGDFGKPEGYVERQIKGWNGRYQRAHTDDVETFEDVMKWLEDNMPETEAGHAIVHGDYRLDNVILNEKNPFHIDAILDWEISALGDPLMDLGNTLAYWIEADDPAASRAMNMQPSDAPGMPTRAEIVELYAKRTGFDLSKFDYYLVYGIFRLAVILQQIYYRYYHGQTKNKNFAGFAMQVNALGNRARDLIAQANI